GAAGAGGCCAAAATCAACATCAGCTTGGACACAGTCCCTCTGGCTCCCCCAGGCCTGCTTTACTTCTGCTCTCCAAGCATGACTCTCAAAGTCCTACTTAAACTCCTTAATTCCAACTGCCAGCCTGACCTTCCACTTCTTCCACATTTCTAGGAATTGACCGGGTGGAGCAGCTGAGGGTTAATTTAGTCCAGTATCCAGCTATGAACCATGGCCATCGTCAGCGGATTGAGAGGTGGGTAAGGGAGCCCTGCGCAAGGTGCAGTTCTGGGTAAACTTCACAACCAGGATGAATTCTTCTGCTCCATTTGCTAGGGGTAGGCTTCCCCCTAAAGCTCTGCCCAAACTCTTGGGTTACATTTTAATATTGTACTTGTTCATGTCCTTATGGGATGACCAATCCTTAAATCAGAtaaaacagcaaaactgaaatcTTGAATATTATTAAAATGACATGGATTTTCTTCTGGAAACCCCACATTGCATCGCAGAACATTCAAATGTGTTAGATAAATATGGCATTTTATTAATATGTCAGCTTCAAGTTCCTATGAAGGAACTGGGTCAGCTTCAAGCTTCAATATGTCAGCTTCAAGTTCCCATGAAAATGGTTCACACCAGAAGTCATGTTGTCTAGGCAAAGGAAAACCAGAGAGAGCATGCAATCGGTCAGCCCAAAAGACAGGAAACCCAGTGAGGAATCAACATCCCTGTTCTATGCAGAGTTTGACAGGGTTTCATTTATATTCCTCGATTTCAAGCTTATGCTCAGAGGTGTTACGTGCTTGTTCCTTCCTCTGACCCAGCACCCTTCTACTACAGCTCCTCCCTGTGACAAACATCCCTGGGGCATTTAGCTCTCTCAATCACAAAACTTGCTGTCCTCTGACCTTGATCATCTCCAGGCCATCCATTTCTCCAGGAAGAGCTGACCAGTGTGACTGTATGCCCAAGGTGGGTGCTCTTTCCTTACACACTGTCTGGCCATGTGCTCCTTTATATACTGAATTACACTGAACTGCGCAGCATCTTGCAGACATCATCAAAGAGAAGGCTGATGACATTTGAGTGCATCGTTGCCACCTGCTCCCCACCTCTCTCTACCCGATGCCCATGATCAAAGTATTGTTTAGGTGGGAAGGGAcatcaggaggtctctagtccaagcccctgctcaaaacaagacaaacaatGAATTCAGACCAGGCTGTTTAGAGCTCTAcccagttgggttttgaaaacctccaaggagaTCCCATAACCTCTCTTAGCCCCTGGTCCACTGTTCAACCATCCTCACCACGAAAAAAATTTCCTTGGATCCATCCAGCATCTGTATTCTGGTGCCTCCCAGAATAGACAAAGAGTCTGCACTGTAGCTACACTCATTTGGGACTTGCAGGTTTGTCCAGCTGCAAGTTTTTGCAAAATCTGTAGAAACTCAGTGCCTCTGAGATTACTAGTCCTTTGTCAAATTGGGTAAAAACTAGTTGGTTGAACACATTGGTCAGACAGACAATGCACTTGCAGAACTCACCTTGGGGCACTAGGTGAAAAAGCAGCATATAAGAAAtgcaaagaggggaaaagacaTAACTGTGTAggtttacatttacatttctctAACGCATCTGATTGATCACCACGGCACTCTCACTAAAAATAAGCACTGAGCAGTATGAATAAAGCATAAGTTAAGTGCACTGAAAGCTGATTCTCAGACAGATGTGAAGAAACACTGTGGATGTACTTTTTGAAGGGAGGCATTTCACGGGATCTGGCAGGAATAAGAATTAGGTTTAGCCCTACAGAGCATTTTTAGTATTAATTCAATGCAAGTATGAAATTGCATTCATATCATCCACAGTTACACAATGACAGTGCCATAGGTGATTAATGATGAATGACTAGAAGTGTCATTACAGGGAAATACCTGGTACAAAACGAGTGtttaagagagagagatgcaTACAGACCGATGAGTTCCTCTGACTGCTCTCAACGATGGCCGGCAGTTCAGGAGACAGAAGCCGTTGTAAGAAGTGCCATGCCTGAGCTATGCCCTGATGATGGTGGCCAACAACCTTGCCTCCCCATATGCATGTCAGCAAAGGACAAATACCAActcctgcccctgggaaggaataatCCCTGGCAAGGACATGGGCTGGGACTGCCTGGCTGGCAGGAAAGCTTTACTGGCTCTGCCGGAAAGACTCTGGGGTCATGGTGGGCAGCAGGCGGGACATGAGCTGCAACGTGCCTTGGCAGCaaggaaggccaacagcatcctggggcacagccaggatactgAGGGAAATAATtattcctctctactcagcacttgttaCATCCAGTTACTGCATCTAATTTTGGGCCCCCAaaacaagaaagacattgataaactggagcaaTGGAGGGCCATCAAAATGATCCCGGGGTGGAGTGCTTGCCCtctgagaagaggctgagggaacagggcttgttcagcttggagaagggaaggctttggGGGATGTAATGGCAGCCTGCCCATACCCATGAGGGGGCTATGCTGCAGCGTTGAACTGCTCTGTTAAGCGAGGCATTACACCATGGTTTTGGAAGGCTTCACTTCTGCTCAAACACCCTCGCATTGTGTtggtccttccctgccctccctgcctggtACCCCTTCCACTCCCCTCAGGGGTCCATAAACCCACTTGCAATGACCTTCCTGCCCATGACTTCAGTGTCAGGGTGTGCAGTCTCGTCTGTGTAGTGCCAGTCAGAACAGAGCCTGATCTCAGCTGGCATCTCAGCATGCCACTGCAGTGTCAGTGTCAAACAATGATGGGATTTCAGACCTGCACCCCAGCAATGAGGCACAGAATACACCGTGCCACAGAGCTGCCTGTGGACGTGTaaggagggaaggcagagccaAAGAATcggaggcagcggggctgttcCAGAAGGTCTCAGGTGAAATGGACCTCACTAGCTCAGCCAAAGGGACTGTCGCAGTCCTGGGGCAGCCAATGCAACGAGGAGAACAGCTCTCACCTGCGCTGGAGTTCAGTGCATGGCTAAAGGAAGAGGTGTTCCTGCAGTAGGGTGTCGGGAATGGAGACCATGCACCTACTCCCAGTAGAGAATCTGTCCCCACCTGGATCTGACCTTACCTTCCTGGTCTCCACATCAAAGGGCTCTGGGGTGGGAGTCTTGGCTTTCTGAGGGTCCTCCTGGGGCTGGGAGAGTGCACGTGGGAGGGCGTGGGGTCTGGAAACAGCGAAGTTCATCAGGGGATAAATCCCATTCCTGGTACAGACACAGAGGGAGGACAAACAGCTGAGCCCTGTCCTCTTACAGCCCTGGTAAAGGTCAGCTGTGGAGGGCCATGGCCCAGACCAGGGATCTGCACCTGTggaggggcagagctggcaggcaggcagcatggTGAGGAGGTGGCAGGCCACAGAGCTCCCCTCACCCTGGCACTACAGACCAGGTCTGCTCACCCCGGCGGGGGACCGCAGAGGGGATCACACATGACCCGAGTACTGCTGTACCAATGTGCTGCAGCACAGTCCCCTGCCCCTGGCTCCATGCTGCCCAGGGAGCTGAGGGCAGAGAGACACTGGGGACCAGAGCTGGGTGGACATATTACAGGTCAGCCAGCACCACCTTCACGTGTGCCCTCAGGgctatttcttttcctggagCTGAAGCAGTGCCAGGAGTGCTGCAACTCAATTGTCTATGCTTTCAAAGGCTTAGCATGGTCCCTGGCATGGCTGGCCCAGATCAGCTGCCACCATTGCAAACAGCACTCAGGAGTTAGTAGGGGGCAGGGAACAGGCAATTCAGAGGTAGGTGCTGTTCTGGAGAGAACTTCTCAGCAGGAGCACAGGCCCAAAGAATGAGGTGAGTGAAGGGATCCCCGGAGACACACCCAAAACCCACCTGACGTCTTCTAAGAATTTGTCGAGTTCAAGGAAGGAGACCTCTGAGTACCTGGGAGAGAAACAGGACAGGAAGATTactgggggaggcaggagagaagagcagTGTGAAGGACTACTATGCCATGACACCAAGATCACCAGTCTGGATGCAAGTCCTGGGCTCTTTGGCTATGGCTGCTCTGAAATCTCCCCCACTAATCCTCACCTCCACTGTGCTCCAGGCCGACCCTCTCTCCGGATCTCTGCCATCACCATGTTCAGGTCCAATTCCTTTATCTTCTCCTCCACCACGTTCTCTGGCATCAGATCTAGGGCAAAGGCAGAAAGGGGCTGTTGGCTGGGAGGTTCTGTAACATGGACTCTGCAGCACAGACCCCAGGGAAGGTCTGAGTCACTGCCTTTCTCCCCAGGCTCTTCCACATCCTCAGCTATGCTGGGGCAGCAATACAAGCTCAAATGGGGCAGGGTGGTCTCATGGTTACTCACACTGGTTGTTGATGAAGCAGTGTGCTGCCAACAGCTTAAGGGAATGGACCTCAAATAGCACCCGGTGGAAGAGCAGGTTATTGGCTGTTGGTCGCTTGTCTGGGTTGAGTGTCAAGCACGACAGAATGAACTCCTGAGGGTCAAAGAAAAGGCGTAATACTGGAGGCAAAGCAGGACATTCCCATGCTTCATCCCCACCACTgccagtcccagctccctcccacaCTTGCATTTCCCAGGAAGCAGATTTAAGTTGCTGCTTCTGCCagcaggcagccccagggcagggcaggcagcgtaCAGAGCACCCAAGCTGAGGGAGGCAGCAGTGCTCTGGGCGGGCAGCATGCTGCTGGGTACCCGCCGACAGCCTGGCCACAGGacctctgctccctgcttgctCTCATCCAGGGAGGAGGCTGCAATGCAAGCCCAGCAAAAGGCTGTAAGAACAGGCAGGGGTGTATCCCAGCAGCTAGCCAGGATCAGCTCTGAGCACAGCAACCCACCAGGAAAGATGGTGGTGGGACTGGAGAAAGGGCAGACTGAGCCAGCGGGAGGGAATCCTAACGGCGGCAGGATGGGAGGGACGCATCTGCCCGTTTCTGCTCATTGATGGCAGAAAAGCAAGATCCTCTGCCTCTTCTGCATGCTGTAGTCTGGGGCCTGTCCTCTTTAACTGCTCTGTGCAGCTTCTGTACAGGTCTCTGGCTAGGGCTATTCAGAATAGATGCAAAGACcaaaaaatgatcagaaggaaGATGGCAGGGTGGGCACCCACACGAACTAACCCCTCTGAATCAGCTGCCCCAAAGACCATCAGAGGTGAACAGTGGCACCGTTTGCCCCTGGTGCTAAAGGCTCAACAGAAGAAACACTCTCTGGGACACCATGCAAACAAGGGGGCTATTGCATCCAAGGGGGTAGGATTTACTATGGGATGCCTGGGGGAATTCTGAGATCAAACAATAGAATTTGGGGAGTGTACAAACTTATTATGGGGTGTTTTGGAGATGGGCCAAAGGAAGAGCAAGAGAGGGGTTGAGATAAGTCAGGGAGGAAAATGGCAGGGGATAAAAGGTGTCAGCTCCCTGTAAGCACGctgctggtcagtacacttgtctggctgagccctgcatcTGATCACCTCAGTCTATCCCATCTTCTTATTAAACTCTATTCCTAAGTGTTTATAGTCTAAGTTTGCTCTCTATTCCCTGTGAGCATGTGTGGTCCTCTAGCAAATGTCAAGGTGGACTAGCTGGTAAGTGAGACGAAACCTTGGGGAGGGGGCGTAGATACCAGACAGACCATGGGTCTGATCGATAACAGGGAGACCTGTGGGACGGGGCCACATGCCACAGTGACCTGTGAAAGGGATTGCCCTGAGCATCGATACTTAGAAGCAGGATCCAGCTGTTCATGCTGTCTGTGCCCATGAACATGGCACTCCCCTCTCTGTGCTGAACTGCTTGCAGTTGGCCATGTCTGTACGGAGCGTGTGCACATGCGTGCACATGTGCACCTATTGGGAATTCACACTCAGCCTTACTACTGGTAGGACTGGCAAACAGGGGTGAGGACCAGCCTCTCATCTCGACCAGCCCAGGAGGGGGGAAATCCCCATGTCCTTCAGCCCAGCAGATCTGGCTGCCCTTCAGGTTTGCAGTAGGTCATTGTCTCTGTTCCCCTTTCCCAGCACTGGTGTAACCTGGAGCATGCAGGAATGCCAGGCTGGCTCTGACATTCCAGACACCAGCCGAGGGGAAGGACACTTATGGGGACATTTACACCCCAGGAGGGATGCCTGACCCATCTGTGGGTCAAGCGACAGCCCGGTGGCTCTGTCCCCGAGGCTCGGCCAGCTGCACTCACCCGCATGTTGGGATCGTCCAGAGAATGTCGTGCCCTCATTATTGCCTCCTCCGAGACCCGTGTGTCCCCGTTAGTCTGGATCTCCAGCACTGCCATCTGGGGAAGGAGTGCAGCCATGTCTGCATGCAGCCAAGCCCTGGGTTAGCCCTTGAGGGCTTCCCAAAAGGACATCCCCTGGCAGGGTGGCAGCTGTGGAGCTCCTCACCAGAACACACAGCCTGGCCAGGCCTGTCTCAGGCTCTGGCCACAACTCTGTCCAGAAGGTCCAGATCTCCTGGGCTCCCCGGTGCTCCCTGGACACCATGTCCCTGCCCTCGGGACCCATTTCTTGCCTACCACAGCGTTCCAGGCTGCTCACAGGCTcccggcagggcagaggtgggaggcTGCTCCCTGAGCACCGTGCAGACCAGGGGACAATGCGGACAGCACCAACAGCCCCACAGTCTGCCTGGGCAAGCTGTGCTTGGCAGTGCATATCCTCTTGGAGCAGCACGGTCTGTCCTTGCTCTCTCTTCCCAGGGCTGTCGCAGcccaaggaggaagaggaggcaccAGCAGAGACAGCCAAGAGGCACCAGCCGAGCATAGAAGAGGTGAGCTAAGCCTGTTGCTGCACCCAGGGTAGGGTGAGCCATGACAGCAGAAAATGTTCTGCTGAACCCAGCAGAGATGTCTCCATCGCTGCAAGGGATCCCCACAGCTCACAGTGAGGTCTAGAAAAGGGCAAGGAGACTCCTCGGGAAGCTCCCCAGGCCACCATGATCCCCAGCAGGCTCAACAAGAACAATCCTGCCCTGTAACCAGGGGTCACTGCAGGTTCCCAGGTGCTGCAGCCATCTTGCTCCATACCTCCAGTGCACACATCCCAAAGGAGAAGATGTCCACAGCAGTCCCGTCAGCCTTTTCTGCAAAACCAAGCCAGAACCACATCAGGCCAGAGGTACAGGCTACCACCCGCTCACTCTGGGAacagccccctgcaccctgcctcaTCCCTACAGATGCCTCTGCCCGCACACCCCTGCCCTCACCCCTGCCCACACCTGACCTCCCTTTGCCTCCGCCTCCACTCACGtctgcttcccccaccccagcacacaTTTTCTCACAGTTCCCTCCACAAACCTTTCCCATTTATTCCCCTCAAATTTGCACCAAAATATTCAAGATGGGGATCACATCATGAGTTTTGACATGGCATAAAGATTCTTTACTCCTCTTTCCCTAATTGTTGTAACATTTTACATGCTTTTGAGCGTTCCTGAGCCATAAGCTGACCTTTTCAGAGCTACCCGTGGTCATGCTGAGATCTTGTTCCTAACCAGTAATTGCTAATACACAGTCCATTCCCATGTAGGCACAGCTGGTTTTCCCACGTGCATAGCTCTGCACTAATCAGCACTACATGTTACCTACGATGTTATCACACATCATTCACTATCACAAGACCTTCTGTGACTCATGGCCAACAGCTTTAGTTATGAATGCACTGAATAATTCTGTGCACCCATGCCTTGCACAGGACCCCCCCTTCACCACGTCCCTCTGGGCACCCACGCTGCCTGCACCGCGCACTCACGGCCGTACTCCgggggaaagaaatgcaagttGCGCAGCTCTTCCCTCTCAGTCCTGATGGGGCTTCTCAGGTCGTCCGGGAGGGCTGCATGGGGAATGAGAAACGTTCTGCATTACAGCTCTTGTAAGCTGTTTCCCCACAGCTGTGAGCACAGACGGGTGCTCCGAGGTAGCCAGGATTTCTGTGTGTGCTTCTGCCCATGCAGCCCACCCGTGGGGCACTTGCTTCCCCAGGGGACCCCTCTGCTCCCACAACAGGAGCAGCAATTCCCTGAGGGACAAAGgcccccctgcctgcagagcccaggACTGCTCCTCTGTGCTGCGGTGCCTCACTGGTGAGAGGCGCCCAGGGCCCGCAGGGGAGGACGGTTGACCCAGGGACAGGACTGATGTGCTGGGAGAGGTGGCAGAGGGACACTCACCATTTGCAAACACCCTGTGCCAGACTGCCAGTCAGCGCCGATCCGGAAGCGGACAAGTAAGAAGGCATGGAGCAGAGGacacaaacagaagagaaggtAACTGCAAGCCTTGCACAGGTGATCCCCTGAGGGACCCTGCAGCTCTCGCCTCTTCTGCCCAGCCAGAACCCCCTCAGCACACCACCCTGCACGACCCCACCATGTCCCTCGGCAGGCGGCTTCCTCCTGCTGACTCTTCTCATCAGCACTTGGAGCTGCGGGCCTGTGAGTGTGGCAGCTTCCTACCTGAACCAATCTTTATCAGCCCATTGTGCTGGATGAAGATGGTGTCGCTGGTGAGGTTGCCGTGGATGATGGGAGGCTCACAGGAGTGCAGGAAGCTGGGGAAGCACAAAGCAGCCCTGAGCACATTACCTGGGCCCAGCCCAGTGAGAAGCAGGACAACCGACAGTGCAAGCGATGGCAAGCTTACCTGAGAGCAGACAGGATCTGAGTGCACCAGCGCTTCCAGGCCTAGAGCAGAGACCAGAGCTCTCCGTCAGACGAGACACCCatcagagcccagcagctggatCAGGTCATTCCTACCTATTACCCAGTGGCTGGGGAAATCAGCCCTCCACTAGCCCTGCAGAGACTGTTACTCAAAGATGAGCCACACGCTGTCCCAGCCACAACAGTCTCCTTTCCAACCCCTGTTCAAAAAACACCATCAAAGCTGAGAACTCATCCTTACCAGCAGACAGAGGTCTCCTGAGCCCCAAAACCCTGGTGGAAGCATGGACAGGCACATCACAGAGGGGGCAAAGCTAGCTATGGTTGTGGGGTCCATGCATATGATTGTACACACCAACAGCGAGTCTCAATTCTAGGAGTGCCTAAACGCACTGGTGTGATACTGAGCCCAAACTTCATGGGAGGGCTTGCAAGGTCAAGCACAGGGCCCGCAGAACGGTCACCCAGCACCTCAGTCACAGCCAGCTGAGACCTGCCTGCAAAACCATTAGTCAGACCCATACTGAGTGGGTTTGCAGGTGAAACTGGTCCCTTCAACCCAAGTAGTAACCTTGTCACAAGCCCACTGTCCCTCATTGAGGGCGGTGGAGATGCAGGCCTTCCAAAGCACGATGCAGCCCCAGGAGCAGTCAGCATCATGCAGCTGAACTGCgctgcagcagcttccagcaggTTCCCGACCCTCGGGGTCAGATCCTGACAGCAGGATCCATTTCTGGGCTGTTCTGGGGAAGTTCTGCTCTCGCTCCGGCCCTCACCAAGATGCCATCTCCCTACAGCAGAGAGTCCCTGCATAACTCAGGAAGCAACCATATGTACTTGCTGTGCCTTATAAGAGACCAGAACCGCCCCCTGTGGCAGCGGGCACAGAGCTACCCACTTCACCTGGGACaccctgtgctgctcccagggaaCCTACCCTGGCATTCATGGCCTTgtggtttttcttggttttcttcagGAACTGTTTCAGGCTCCCTGAGGACACGTATTCTGTGATGAAGATGAcctgggagggaagagaggcatcagcttcccagcctccctgcacagccagtGCCATGCACAGCCGGTGGGCTGCACCAGCCAGCAGCACACAGCCTGCGCTGGCCCCACACACGGCTGAGAGcaggctgctgggcagcagcgtcctggggaaggaaggggagtcCCGGGGAGCGGAgtagggagcagagctgggatccCCACCTGGCTCCCACTGGCATCCCTCCCCCAGCCTGGGGTCCCCCCAGGAACTCTGTCTCCCTGAGTCCTCCCTACCCGCGCCTTTGAGTCTTTCACATCCAGCCAGTATTTGTGAAGCTTTACAATGTTGGGGTGATCCACAAGCACCAGCTGCTCAAACATGGTCTTGATCTTCTCCTGCGGGCAGAGAGAGGACAGGTGAGGTGACAGGTCCTGGGATGTGGCAGGACACCTCCAAAAGCAAGGGAacctggggctggggagcaggctgTGCCCCCAGTCACAGGGAGAGCTGTTTTTGGGGTACAGAGGACACATAGAGCTGTCTTTGAGAGAGAAGCCAAGGGAAAGCAGAGTGCCACGCAGACAGGAGCACAGCACGACAGGCTGTGATTAGCACTGCTGACCAAGGTGTGCTGCTGCCCACAAACAGCAGGGACCGGTGCTGCCAGCCAGGATGGTGCGGTGGGCAGTCTTGGGGGGGTGGGCATGGTCCCGCCAGGGAGGGATGGCTCACCTCGTGTGCTTTAAAGGCCTTCTTGTCGGTGAAGAGCAGCTCGTTCCACACCACCTCCACGCCCTCCTCCGTGTCCATGGCAAGGAAGGTGCTCTGGATGCCTGGCATGTTCCCCTGATTCACCTGCAAGGCATGGGAAGGCATGAgacagcctggctgcagccctgctcacGGCTCCCAGCCCCACCGGCAGCCTTGAGTGGACAAAAGTGCTGCATGGACGGTCTCTGCTACCGCTCCTGTGGACGATTCCAGCCCGCAGGAGGCTCTGGCTAGGACACAGTGAGTGGAGCAagcccccagccctctgcccgTTCTGCCCTCAGGATCTGCCTGCTTGGGAGCTTAGGCGTTGCAGCAGCCATCACCGTTTCTCCAGGACATGTGGGCACAGGAGAGAGCCAGCAATTTGGAGCAGTTCCCATGCCAGCCCCTCTCAATTCTTCTAGCCCAGTGAGAAGCTGGCAGTGACAGTCACCTGCTGGCCCCACTCCTGCACAGGGACGGGGACCCCTACGTGGACCCCACTTCCCAGCAGCCGTGGGAGAGCAACCCACACCCATGGCTGATGGTCACGCTCATGTTGGACAGGGCAAATTAGAAGGTCCAGACAAACCAAAGCCATAACATCATCTCTTTTAACATCCCGAGGAGATTGGGGGCAACCCCCATGCCCCAGGGTCTGTCTGATGAGTTCCCATCCCCAGAGGTCACAGAGCTGTGTTCTAGGACCCcatggagagcagctctgcagtcaTCACCTCTGCAGGCCGTGTCCAGCACGGACCCAGCCAGAGCAGCCCCGTCGTCCCTGTGCTGGGTCTCTGCTGATCCTGCCTTGAGGGCAGCACCAGATCACCGGTCCCCAGGCCAGCCAGGACCGCCGGGTCCCGGCTCTAGCCCAGGTAAAACCTGCTCAAAAGGCACCCGGTTCTGATAGGGGCTCAACAGCACAGAGACACCCCCGCCCCAGGACCAGGGGGTCCTGCCTCCCAGGATAGGTGCCTGCTGCATCCCAAACCACCATCTGCACTGGGTCTGCACAGTGGCTGCCCTTGTTGTCCCCTCGCAAAAGCATCACTGCACGGGAGCCGGCCTGCAGCGCCCCACCTGCCCCTTCCGTCCTCCAGTGGGCCCGGGGGCAGCCtgaggcgggggccggggccgtccccctcttcctcccagcagctTGGGcagaggcagcgctgcccgctcccATCTGCCATGCAGCAGGGGCAGCGCG
This portion of the Mycteria americana isolate JAX WOST 10 ecotype Jacksonville Zoo and Gardens unplaced genomic scaffold, USCA_MyAme_1.0 Scaffold_53, whole genome shotgun sequence genome encodes:
- the NRBP2 gene encoding nuclear receptor-binding protein 2 isoform X1, with product MAVPEPDARLAQEKEEESEEESEILEESPCGRWQKRREQVNQGNMPGIQSTFLAMDTEEGVEVVWNELLFTDKKAFKAHEEKIKTMFEQLVLVDHPNIVKLHKYWLDVKDSKARVIFITEYVSSGSLKQFLKKTKKNHKAMNARAWKRWCTQILSALSFLHSCEPPIIHGNLTSDTIFIQHNGLIKIGSVWHRVFANALPDDLRSPIRTEREELRNLHFFPPEYGQKADGTAVDIFSFGMCALEMAVLEIQTNGDTRVSEEAIMRARHSLDDPNMREFILSCLTLNPDKRPTANNLLFHRVLFEVHSLKLLAAHCFINNQYLMPENVVEEKIKELDLNMVMAEIRREGRPGAQWRYSEVSFLELDKFLEDVRNGIYPLMNFAVSRPHALPRALSQPQEDPQKAKTPTPEPFDVETRKVVQMQCNMELNEDKTQWHLTLLLILEDKLHRQLSYDLLPTDNSKDLATELVHYGFIHEDDCEKLANFLENAFHKYRSPPL
- the NRBP2 gene encoding nuclear receptor-binding protein 2 isoform X2, encoding MAVPEPDARLAQEKEEESEEESEILEESPCGRWQKRREQVNQGNMPGIQSTFLAMDTEEGVEVVWNELLFTDKKAFKAHEEKIKTMFEQLVLVDHPNIVKLHKYWLDVKDSKARVIFITEYVSSGSLKQFLKKTKKNHKAMNARAWKRWCTQILSALSFLHSCEPPIIHGNLTSDTIFIQHNGLIKIGSVWHRVFANALPDDLRSPIRTEREELRNLHFFPPEYGQKADGTAVDIFSFGMCALEMAVLEIQTNGDTRVSEEAIMRARHSLDDPNMREFILSCLTLNPDKRPTANNLLFHRVLFEVHSLKLLAAHCFINNQYLMPENVVEEKIKELDLNMVMAEIRREGRPGAQWRYSEVSFLELDKFLEDVRNGIYPLMNFAVSRPHALPRALSQPQEDPQKAKTPTPEPFDVETRKVVQMQCNMELNEDKTQWHLTLLLILEDKLHRQLSYDLLPTDNSKDLATELVHYGFIHEVLTTFSLRWYN